The sequence TGCGCGGCGATGATCCCTCAGCGGCTGACCGCCTCCGCCGTGCTCGCAGGCATGGTGCCATTGCCCCTGACCGGCATCGGAGCAAAGGGGCTGCACCCGCTCTACCGCGCCCTCATCCCGCTGCGGAAGGCGCCGGCGCCGTTTTTCACCGCAGGCTTCCGCATCGCATCACTGGCAGCGAAATGCAGGCCGGATGCGCTGCCGATGTCCCTGCTCCTGCGCAGCCTCGCGGCGGAAGACAGGGAGATCATCCTCCGTGATCCGGAGATTTGGCCGGTGCTTGCGAAAAGTTTCACCGAGGGCGTCTGCGGCCTCTCCGGCGGGCAGGGCGTGATGACCGATTCGGAAGTCTACCTCCGCAAGCCCGCCATCAAACCCGAGGAAATTCGCCACCCGATCCGCTACTGGCATGGTGCGGATGACAGGAATATCCCCGCCGCCCTTGTGCGCGATCTGGTCTCGAAAATGCCCGCCGCCGCCCTTGATGTCGTCGATGGCCTGGGGCATTTTTCGCTCGCCATGCTCCGCGCCGGATCGGCCCTGGACCACATTGCGGAAACATCCACCCCATGAGCGAAGAACCGGAAGAGGAATGGGTCGATGTCGGCAAATACTCCTCGCTCGATGAGGCGCACGAGCACGCGCTCGTCGCCCTCGCCATGGGGGAGGCGATCCGCGTCGAGC comes from Akkermansiaceae bacterium and encodes:
- a CDS encoding alpha/beta hydrolase; the encoded protein is MSANLHFLRDLPPAREPNFWEHSPGLFLAWNEFGDPSGNPVFYYHGWPSSRLQARLAHHLAAERGLRVIAMDRPGLGRSTLVRERKLEDWPDLMARFADHLGIGKFGQIGVSGGGPYVLACAAMIPQRLTASAVLAGMVPLPLTGIGAKGLHPLYRALIPLRKAPAPFFTAGFRIASLAAKCRPDALPMSLLLRSLAAEDREIILRDPEIWPVLAKSFTEGVCGLSGGQGVMTDSEVYLRKPAIKPEEIRHPIRYWHGADDRNIPAALVRDLVSKMPAAALDVVDGLGHFSLAMLRAGSALDHIAETSTP